Proteins found in one Nitratiruptor sp. SB155-2 genomic segment:
- a CDS encoding nucleotidyltransferase family protein, which produces MRLKAQEINTIQKVVNQIFGETQIYLFGSRLNDMKRGGDIDIFVIPKKRDKLLSKKVKAEFILEEKLMKPVDIVIHTDFQRPIEQEALKGIELNKGSEWTRTSHD; this is translated from the coding sequence ATGAGATTGAAAGCTCAGGAAATTAACACAATTCAAAAAGTTGTCAACCAGATTTTTGGAGAAACGCAAATATATCTCTTTGGAAGTAGACTAAACGATATGAAAAGGGGAGGAGATATCGATATTTTTGTTATTCCCAAAAAGAGAGACAAGCTTTTATCAAAAAAGGTAAAAGCGGAGTTCATTTTGGAAGAAAAACTGATGAAACCTGTTGATATCGTTATCCATACAGATTTTCAAAGGCCTATTGAACAGGAAGCCTTAAAGGGAATAGAACTGAACAAAGGAAGTGAATGGACGCGAACCTCACACGACTAA
- a CDS encoding succinyldiaminopimelate transaminase, translating to MQFEKYPFEKLNELLKGIQPNEEFAPLTLTIGEPQFETPKCIQDELCNNVHLLNKYPKTAGEEELHEAVRGFVQKRFNVSLKPEQLILTFGTREVLFNFPQFLLATKEAPVMAFTNPFYQIYEGAAIASGAKVFYLDLTEQNGFKPQIDDRLRLADLVIINSPNNPTAAVMDMEELKRWVEAALEYDFVLINDECYSEIYTDVPPPSLLEASQAVGNESFENILVVNSISKRSSAPGLRSGFIAGDEKILQGYKRYRAYVGCASPLPLQKAAMKAWSDEAHVVHFRDAYRKNFKIAKEILGIDAPEATFYLWLKVEDDLEFTKKAYKEYNIKVLPGSFLGRNGIGKGFVRIALVYDEAKTKEALDRLKACLQND from the coding sequence ATGCAGTTTGAAAAATATCCTTTTGAAAAGCTGAATGAGCTCTTAAAGGGTATCCAGCCAAATGAGGAGTTTGCACCTTTGACACTAACCATTGGCGAGCCTCAGTTCGAAACGCCAAAATGTATCCAAGATGAACTTTGCAACAATGTCCATTTACTCAACAAATATCCAAAAACAGCGGGAGAAGAGGAGCTTCACGAAGCGGTGCGAGGATTTGTGCAAAAGAGATTCAATGTCTCTTTAAAGCCAGAGCAGCTGATACTCACTTTTGGGACACGAGAGGTTCTGTTTAATTTTCCTCAGTTTCTGCTTGCCACAAAAGAGGCTCCTGTCATGGCTTTTACCAATCCTTTCTATCAGATCTATGAAGGGGCGGCGATTGCCAGTGGCGCGAAAGTGTTCTATCTTGATCTCACCGAACAAAACGGCTTTAAACCTCAAATTGATGATCGTTTGAGACTGGCTGATCTAGTGATCATCAACTCGCCAAACAATCCTACAGCTGCCGTGATGGATATGGAGGAGTTGAAGCGTTGGGTGGAAGCTGCTTTGGAGTATGACTTTGTCTTGATCAATGATGAGTGCTATAGCGAAATCTACACCGATGTGCCGCCACCATCTTTGCTTGAGGCAAGTCAGGCGGTAGGCAATGAGAGTTTTGAAAACATTCTGGTTGTAAACTCCATCTCCAAACGAAGCAGTGCTCCGGGACTTCGAAGCGGATTTATAGCCGGAGATGAGAAAATTTTACAAGGCTACAAAAGATACAGGGCCTATGTGGGGTGTGCTTCGCCTTTGCCGCTGCAAAAGGCAGCTATGAAGGCCTGGAGCGATGAGGCACATGTGGTGCATTTTCGGGATGCATATAGGAAAAATTTTAAAATAGCCAAAGAGATATTAGGCATAGATGCTCCAGAAGCGACTTTTTATCTTTGGTTGAAAGTCGAAGATGATCTGGAATTTACAAAAAAAGCGTACAAAGAGTACAATATCAAAGTCCTTCCAGGATCATTTTTGGGAAGAAATGGTATCGGCAAAGGATTTGTTCGCATAGCTCTTGTGTATGATGAAGCAAAAACAAAAGAGGCTTTGGATAGGTTGAAAGCATGCTTGCAAAACGATTGA
- a CDS encoding PIN domain-containing protein: MVYLVDTNVLVRLFTQDNEEMFREAFSFFEKVANFEIQAVISEGVLLESWFVLQKVYEMKKDEIIKRLLTIVTLRNVILEDKLAFIEALHILKERNIDFIDAMLCVKSNIKGYKVFSFDNDIQRCLKARNAV; the protein is encoded by the coding sequence ATGGTATATCTGGTTGATACGAACGTACTCGTAAGACTTTTTACCCAAGATAACGAAGAAATGTTTCGTGAAGCTTTCTCATTTTTCGAGAAAGTGGCAAACTTTGAAATACAAGCTGTTATCTCCGAAGGTGTTTTACTGGAAAGCTGGTTTGTTTTGCAAAAGGTCTATGAAATGAAAAAAGATGAGATAATCAAAAGACTTTTAACTATTGTAACGTTACGTAATGTTATTTTGGAAGATAAATTGGCTTTCATTGAGGCACTGCATATCTTAAAAGAGAGGAATATCGATTTTATCGATGCTATGCTATGTGTCAAATCAAATATAAAAGGGTATAAAGTGTTTAGTTTTGATAACGATATACAAAGATGTCTAAAGGCGCGTAATGCAGTTTGA
- a CDS encoding HesA/MoeB/ThiF family protein, with protein MMDYFARQVKLWGEERQKLLQKKSVAIIGCGGLGSSLALALGATGIGKIYLVDFDHVSVHNIHRQITFKVQDEGKNKAEVNACVIEDRCPYVEVESFVESFDEFAKRDIQVDLILDATDNLPVRAKIDEYAKEKQTPWIYASVEEFHGQVCFMDKTSFKTFTITDRKPGGIAAPIVMHVASLEANLALRYLAELPVKKDLLYYLFFDEEGEYQISKFAMPV; from the coding sequence ATGATGGACTATTTTGCAAGACAGGTAAAGCTTTGGGGAGAAGAGAGACAAAAACTGCTGCAAAAAAAGAGTGTGGCGATTATCGGATGTGGTGGTCTTGGAAGCAGCCTCGCACTGGCACTTGGGGCAACGGGTATAGGGAAAATCTATCTTGTGGATTTTGATCACGTCAGCGTACACAATATCCACAGGCAGATTACCTTCAAAGTGCAAGATGAGGGAAAAAACAAAGCAGAAGTGAATGCCTGCGTCATCGAAGATCGATGTCCCTATGTTGAGGTGGAAAGCTTTGTGGAGAGTTTTGACGAATTTGCAAAACGTGATATTCAAGTCGATTTGATTCTCGATGCTACGGACAATCTTCCGGTACGTGCAAAAATCGACGAGTACGCAAAAGAAAAACAGACTCCCTGGATCTATGCCAGTGTGGAAGAGTTTCACGGGCAAGTCTGTTTCATGGACAAAACAAGTTTTAAAACCTTTACCATCACAGATAGAAAGCCAGGCGGGATCGCAGCGCCTATCGTGATGCATGTGGCAAGTCTTGAAGCAAATCTCGCTTTGCGATACTTAGCTGAGTTGCCGGTGAAAAAGGATCTTTTATACTATCTTTTCTTTGATGAAGAGGGTGAGTATCAGATCAGTAAATTTGCCATGCCGGTTTGA
- a CDS encoding carbon-nitrogen hydrolase family protein produces MNIAALQIASVGMSPNRLDFYMRIAKENGVRLLALPEYVLNPFFHELRSIPKSMIQQQSKTQLEHLKQFAKTYDMTIVAPIVRVDKEGIKKSVAIVRPERMQYYNQQILINYPHWNEEVFFANEKEILQNAPVVRIDEIKIAVLPGFEVHFDRFWQEFMKRGVDAVIVPSISTFESKERWNNLLKMRAFTNHCYVIRVNRIGEYKDEKSNRWRFYGGSVSFDPEGNLSVELGENEELLIEHIQKPKIKEARKMWGFRSALQKRSAL; encoded by the coding sequence ATGAATATTGCGGCTTTGCAGATAGCCTCTGTAGGGATGAGTCCAAACAGGCTCGATTTCTATATGCGTATCGCCAAAGAGAATGGGGTTCGTCTTCTTGCGTTGCCAGAATATGTCCTCAATCCCTTTTTCCATGAGTTGCGCTCTATTCCCAAATCGATGATCCAGCAGCAGTCAAAGACCCAGCTGGAGCATCTCAAACAGTTTGCCAAAACGTATGATATGACGATCGTAGCTCCAATCGTACGTGTGGACAAAGAAGGTATAAAAAAGAGTGTTGCCATCGTACGTCCAGAACGAATGCAATACTATAACCAGCAAATATTGATCAATTATCCTCACTGGAACGAAGAGGTGTTTTTTGCAAATGAGAAAGAGATATTACAAAATGCTCCGGTTGTACGAATTGATGAGATAAAGATAGCTGTATTGCCTGGGTTCGAAGTTCATTTTGATAGATTTTGGCAAGAGTTTATGAAAAGAGGTGTGGATGCGGTGATAGTTCCTTCTATCTCTACATTCGAATCAAAAGAGCGCTGGAACAATCTTCTGAAAATGCGGGCTTTTACCAATCACTGCTATGTGATACGTGTCAACAGAATCGGTGAATACAAAGATGAAAAGAGTAATCGTTGGCGATTTTACGGGGGAAGCGTCAGCTTCGATCCTGAAGGAAATCTTTCGGTTGAACTTGGTGAGAATGAGGAACTTCTCATAGAACATATCCAAAAGCCAAAAATCAAAGAGGCGAGAAAAATGTGGGGGTTTCGATCTGCACTACAAAAGAGGAGCGCGTTATGA
- the xseB gene encoding exodeoxyribonuclease VII small subunit: protein MNESFEEKLKKAKTILDELMKQDIPLAKSVELYKEGMKLLQDAQKLLEEAKVQIEIIQQEERQ from the coding sequence ATGAATGAAAGTTTTGAAGAGAAACTTAAAAAAGCGAAAACAATTTTAGATGAGTTGATGAAGCAAGATATACCTTTGGCTAAAAGTGTAGAGCTGTATAAAGAGGGGATGAAACTGCTTCAAGATGCCCAGAAACTTTTGGAAGAAGCAAAAGTGCAGATCGAAATCATTCAGCAAGAAGAGCGTCAATGA
- a CDS encoding homoserine O-acetyltransferase MetX gives MEIVTKTAKFTNPLYLESGRILEPYEIIYETYGELNEDRSNVIVICHALSGSHHAAGRYEGDRKPGWWDGLIGDGKAIDTKKWFVICTNTIGSCFGSTGPMSPMYPSDEPYRFKFPVITIKDMVKAQKILFAKLGIDRVHAVVGGSMGGMQALRFAVDFPGFAKKIVALAATYATRPWVIAFNEIAKEAIIKDPDFKKGNYDPKDLKEKGLTGLAVGRMAGHISFLSHYSMDRKFGRDYVPNEGLYELFGHFQVERYLEYNGYNFSKWFDPLSYLYITKAINLFDLSTGYESLEEALMRVKSKLYLIGFEKDMLFLPEEMEYIDQKMRQIGKEDLSEYYEVKSDYGHDAFLVELDKFNEYINDVIEDKR, from the coding sequence TTGGAAATAGTTACCAAAACCGCTAAATTCACAAATCCTTTATATCTTGAAAGCGGACGTATATTAGAGCCTTACGAGATCATCTATGAAACATACGGAGAACTCAACGAAGACAGATCCAATGTTATCGTCATCTGCCATGCGCTCAGTGGTTCGCACCATGCAGCGGGTCGATACGAGGGAGACAGAAAGCCCGGCTGGTGGGACGGACTCATAGGGGATGGAAAAGCGATCGATACCAAAAAATGGTTTGTCATCTGTACCAATACCATAGGCAGCTGCTTTGGTTCCACCGGTCCCATGAGCCCGATGTATCCAAGCGATGAACCCTACCGGTTCAAATTTCCGGTCATCACCATCAAGGATATGGTCAAAGCCCAGAAGATCCTTTTTGCAAAACTTGGAATCGACAGAGTCCATGCCGTCGTAGGCGGCAGTATGGGTGGGATGCAGGCTCTACGTTTTGCTGTGGATTTTCCGGGATTTGCCAAAAAGATCGTTGCTCTTGCCGCCACATATGCCACAAGACCCTGGGTGATTGCCTTTAACGAGATTGCAAAAGAGGCGATCATCAAAGATCCCGATTTCAAAAAGGGCAATTATGATCCGAAAGATTTGAAAGAAAAGGGACTTACCGGACTCGCTGTTGGTCGAATGGCCGGGCATATCAGTTTTTTGAGTCATTACTCGATGGATAGAAAATTTGGACGAGATTACGTGCCAAATGAAGGACTTTATGAGCTGTTTGGACATTTTCAAGTGGAGCGCTACCTTGAATACAACGGATACAATTTCAGTAAGTGGTTTGATCCGTTGAGTTATCTGTATATCACAAAAGCGATCAATCTCTTTGATCTCTCAACAGGCTATGAGAGTCTGGAAGAGGCTTTGATGCGAGTCAAGTCAAAGCTCTATCTGATCGGCTTCGAAAAGGATATGCTCTTTTTACCCGAAGAGATGGAGTATATCGATCAAAAAATGCGACAAATCGGAAAAGAAGATCTCAGCGAATATTACGAAGTCAAAAGTGATTACGGACATGACGCTTTTTTGGTAGAATTAGATAAGTTTAACGAATATATCAATGATGTGATAGAGGATAAAAGATGA
- a CDS encoding cation:proton antiporter: protein MIQEMIQHNIWFISTIILGIVILSKTIAKKTSTVDVLWLIIFGALFANLGIIPQQHGVLEYIGEWGIVFIMFALGFDEDLDHFKEGLKRSLGIAIIGAIFPFLAGFLSAKMFGYNDSVALLWGLTMTATAVSLTMVSLKEKNMHKSTAATGIMTAAVVDDVLSLIGVAIIIPLALAATKSGGSLEIDFENIGWITIKVILFFAIALIIGLFAFPEKVPKKLPKNATLLQRLDYHMTKLFVPVSIKKLLIMYGGEFTPLIMVFVAMGMGAIADLFGFHPAIGAYIAGLFMKKEYFLFERAPRPDKIFKESKFVMDHIAFTIFGPIFFVNLGSKIIFDFDILDSIWWQVLVLFGLVFVFQILSAAFAAKFTGGYRWHESVMIGLGMLGRAELAFIVINIAYTENKIFDDAQFQTLIFATFLLNISVPLVINWWKPYYEGEKELRLFGVKLSR from the coding sequence ATGATCCAAGAGATGATACAGCATAATATCTGGTTCATCAGCACTATTATTTTGGGTATTGTCATTTTGTCAAAAACCATCGCTAAAAAAACCTCGACAGTTGATGTACTTTGGCTGATTATTTTTGGTGCTCTGTTTGCAAATTTAGGAATCATTCCACAGCAGCACGGAGTTTTGGAGTATATCGGTGAATGGGGCATCGTATTTATCATGTTCGCTCTCGGATTTGATGAGGATCTGGACCATTTCAAAGAGGGACTCAAAAGAAGTTTGGGCATTGCGATTATAGGGGCGATTTTTCCATTTTTAGCCGGGTTTTTGAGTGCAAAGATGTTTGGCTACAACGACTCCGTCGCACTGTTGTGGGGTCTAACCATGACCGCAACGGCAGTGAGTCTAACAATGGTGAGCCTGAAAGAAAAGAATATGCACAAATCAACTGCCGCTACCGGTATTATGACAGCTGCCGTGGTTGATGATGTGCTTTCACTCATCGGTGTTGCCATCATCATCCCTTTGGCACTTGCTGCCACGAAGTCCGGAGGAAGTCTGGAGATCGACTTTGAAAATATCGGTTGGATCACCATCAAAGTCATCCTCTTTTTTGCCATAGCTCTTATTATAGGACTTTTTGCATTTCCTGAAAAAGTCCCCAAAAAACTTCCAAAAAACGCCACACTTTTACAAAGATTGGACTACCATATGACAAAGCTGTTTGTACCTGTCAGCATCAAAAAGCTTTTAATCATGTATGGGGGCGAGTTTACGCCGCTCATCATGGTCTTTGTGGCGATGGGAATGGGTGCGATAGCCGATCTTTTTGGTTTTCATCCAGCAATCGGCGCATATATCGCGGGACTTTTTATGAAAAAAGAGTACTTTTTGTTTGAGCGGGCGCCAAGACCGGATAAGATTTTTAAAGAGTCAAAATTTGTAATGGATCATATCGCGTTTACCATTTTTGGACCGATCTTTTTTGTCAATCTTGGAAGCAAAATCATATTTGACTTTGATATTTTGGACTCGATCTGGTGGCAGGTTCTGGTCCTTTTTGGTCTTGTATTTGTTTTTCAGATCCTCTCAGCTGCATTTGCTGCAAAATTTACCGGTGGATACAGATGGCACGAATCGGTTATGATAGGGTTGGGAATGCTTGGACGAGCAGAACTTGCCTTTATCGTTATCAATATCGCCTATACAGAAAACAAAATTTTCGATGATGCACAGTTTCAAACGCTTATCTTTGCTACTTTTTTGCTCAATATCTCGGTACCCCTCGTGATCAACTGGTGGAAACCCTACTATGAAGGGGAGAAGGAGTTGAGACTTTTTGGTGTTAAACTTTCCAGGTGA
- a CDS encoding O-acetylhomoserine aminocarboxypropyltransferase/cysteine synthase family protein, whose amino-acid sequence MKKETIALHAGYEKDEQQTMAVPIYMTTAYAFDSAEHAANLFALKELGNIYTRIGNPTTDVFEKRFAELEGGVAALATSSGMAAINYSVLNLCEAGDNIIAAHQLYGGTVTLFTHTLKRLGIEARMFDVHEPQQIEKLIDEKTKAIFFESITNPSIDVPDFEKIVQIANKHDIITIVDNTVATPILCNPIAYGVDVVVHSTSKYTTGQGLALGGIIVEGESAKEKIKNNPRYTHFNEPDTSYHGLIYTDTPFPPFILRARLSLLRDMGSAPSPFNSWLFIQGLEHLSLRVKQHSQSAVEIAKWLQKHPKVKKVNYPLLEGDKNYENAKKYLRGGASGLLSFEVGSFDEAKKIADSVKIFSRVVNIGDSKSIITHPASTTHQQLSAEELAAAGVSEGLIRLSIGLEATQDLIEDLNQALS is encoded by the coding sequence ATGAAAAAAGAGACGATAGCGCTGCACGCAGGATATGAAAAGGATGAACAACAGACGATGGCCGTTCCTATCTATATGACCACTGCCTATGCCTTTGACAGTGCAGAACATGCGGCCAATCTTTTTGCACTCAAAGAGCTTGGAAATATCTATACACGTATCGGCAATCCGACCACCGATGTCTTTGAAAAGCGTTTCGCCGAACTGGAGGGGGGCGTAGCGGCATTGGCGACTTCCAGTGGAATGGCAGCCATCAACTACAGTGTACTCAATCTTTGCGAAGCGGGAGACAATATTATTGCAGCCCATCAGCTCTATGGCGGAACGGTAACGCTTTTTACCCATACGCTCAAGCGTCTAGGAATTGAAGCGAGAATGTTTGATGTTCATGAGCCACAGCAGATAGAAAAACTGATCGACGAAAAAACGAAAGCGATCTTTTTTGAAAGCATTACAAATCCAAGTATCGATGTACCGGATTTTGAAAAGATTGTACAGATCGCCAATAAACACGATATCATCACCATAGTGGACAATACTGTTGCTACGCCGATACTATGTAACCCTATAGCGTATGGCGTGGACGTAGTGGTGCACAGTACCAGCAAATATACAACAGGCCAGGGACTGGCTCTTGGCGGTATCATCGTGGAAGGAGAGAGTGCAAAAGAAAAAATCAAAAACAATCCAAGATATACCCATTTCAACGAACCGGATACGAGCTATCACGGTCTTATCTATACCGATACCCCTTTTCCTCCGTTTATATTGAGAGCCAGACTCAGTCTGCTTCGGGATATGGGTTCAGCGCCAAGTCCTTTTAACAGTTGGCTCTTTATCCAGGGACTTGAGCATCTGAGTCTAAGAGTCAAACAGCACAGCCAAAGCGCTGTGGAAATAGCCAAATGGCTTCAAAAACATCCAAAAGTGAAAAAGGTCAACTATCCACTCCTGGAAGGAGATAAAAACTATGAAAATGCCAAAAAGTATCTCAGAGGTGGTGCCAGCGGACTTTTGAGTTTTGAAGTGGGAAGTTTTGACGAGGCAAAAAAGATAGCTGACAGCGTGAAGATCTTTAGCAGGGTCGTCAATATCGGCGATAGCAAATCGATCATTACCCATCCGGCATCCACGACCCATCAGCAGTTGAGTGCAGAAGAGCTTGCGGCTGCGGGAGTAAGTGAAGGGCTCATTCGATTAAGTATAGGCTTAGAAGCGACCCAAGATTTGATCGAGGATCTGAATCAGGCGTTATCATAA
- a CDS encoding trans-sulfuration enzyme family protein → MDKFERFQTAVVQMIGSKEGAISPPIVGSASFAYGSPQNGEAIFSGDLPKPLYARMGNPTNAKLESILAMMDEAEGAVVTASGMGAIAMTVTSMLESGDEVACIGGLFGGSYAFFKETAARLGIKARFYRADELPKISSKTKMIYCESIGNPNMQIVDFEALGMLAKEHNILYVVDNTLTPLLFNPFEYGADLVLYSTTKIIAGFSQALGGAVVFRSVREELVKNYPFMEKFVEKLGDKAYMGMMKKRALRDFGMSQDAYESYLTMLGLETLAWRVQRVSQSAKEVALALQSYVKVIHPAVSNDPKYERYFPYSCGQMLGLDFGSKERAFAFLQKAKLPFITANLGDSRTLALHMASTIYRDFSEEERKFLGVSDGFVRVSIGLEHPEAVIDDFTNAIKETG, encoded by the coding sequence ATGGATAAGTTTGAACGTTTCCAGACCGCTGTCGTGCAGATGATCGGTTCAAAAGAGGGAGCGATATCGCCTCCGATTGTAGGATCAGCCTCTTTTGCCTACGGTTCGCCTCAAAACGGGGAAGCTATCTTTAGCGGAGATCTTCCAAAACCGCTGTATGCTAGGATGGGAAATCCGACCAATGCAAAACTCGAAAGCATTTTAGCAATGATGGATGAAGCCGAGGGAGCGGTGGTCACGGCAAGTGGTATGGGGGCTATCGCGATGACTGTGACCTCGATGCTGGAGTCCGGCGATGAAGTTGCTTGCATTGGGGGGCTTTTTGGAGGAAGTTACGCCTTTTTTAAAGAGACCGCTGCAAGACTTGGTATCAAGGCAAGGTTCTACAGGGCCGATGAACTGCCAAAGATTTCTTCAAAGACGAAGATGATCTATTGCGAAAGTATCGGCAATCCCAATATGCAGATCGTCGATTTTGAAGCGCTTGGAATGTTGGCAAAAGAGCATAATATTTTGTATGTGGTAGACAATACTTTAACACCTTTACTCTTCAATCCTTTTGAGTACGGAGCCGATCTGGTTCTTTACTCCACCACAAAAATCATCGCAGGATTTTCCCAGGCACTTGGGGGAGCCGTGGTGTTTCGAAGTGTTCGAGAGGAGTTGGTAAAGAACTATCCTTTTATGGAAAAGTTTGTTGAAAAACTTGGTGACAAAGCCTATATGGGGATGATGAAAAAAAGAGCCTTGAGAGATTTCGGTATGAGTCAAGATGCTTATGAAAGCTACCTGACTATGCTTGGACTCGAAACCCTTGCATGGCGTGTTCAAAGAGTGAGTCAAAGTGCGAAGGAAGTAGCGTTGGCACTTCAAAGTTATGTAAAAGTAATCCATCCAGCAGTAAGCAACGATCCAAAATATGAGCGCTATTTTCCATACTCTTGTGGACAGATGTTGGGGCTTGATTTTGGAAGCAAAGAGAGAGCCTTTGCCTTTTTACAAAAAGCAAAACTTCCCTTTATCACGGCAAATCTTGGCGATAGCCGGACACTGGCCCTTCACATGGCAAGTACGATCTATCGAGATTTTAGTGAAGAAGAGAGAAAATTTTTGGGTGTAAGCGATGGATTTGTGAGAGTTTCCATAGGACTGGAGCACCCCGAAGCAGTTATAGATGATTTTACAAATGCCATAAAGGAAACAGGATGA
- the guaB gene encoding IMP dehydrogenase encodes MKLRGKALTFEDVLLVPKHSQVLPKEVSVKTMLTRNVPLNIPLVSAAMDTVTEHRAAIAMARLGGIGIIHKNMDIASQVAEIKRVKKSESGVIMDPIFIHPDATIGEAEKIMSEYRISGVPVVDEDMHLLGILTNRDLRFEKDFSKKVSEVMTKMPLVTAKPGITLEEAAEKMNEHKIEKLPIIDAEGRLKGLVTIKDIKKKIEYPNANKDEYGRLRVGAAIGVNQLDRARALVEAGVDVLVLDSAHGHSQGIIDTLKAIKDELDIDVVAGNVATPEATEDLIKAGADAVKVGIGPGSICTTRIVAGVGVPQITAIDTCAQVAKEYGVPIIADGGIKYSGDVAKALAVGASSVMIGSLLAGTEESPGEVVMYQGRQYKTYRGMGSIGAMTKGSTDRYFQEGTAADKLVPEGIEGMVPYRGKIANVVHQLIGGLRSSMGYLGAKDIPTFQERAEFVEITSAGLKESHVHDVTITKEAPNYHV; translated from the coding sequence ATGAAACTACGTGGAAAAGCCCTAACTTTTGAAGATGTCCTTTTGGTACCGAAACACTCCCAAGTGCTTCCGAAAGAGGTCAGTGTTAAAACGATGCTCACAAGAAATGTACCATTGAACATCCCTTTAGTATCAGCCGCCATGGATACAGTGACTGAACATAGAGCTGCTATTGCCATGGCACGGCTTGGCGGTATAGGAATTATCCATAAAAATATGGATATCGCTTCCCAGGTTGCAGAGATCAAGAGGGTCAAAAAGAGTGAGAGCGGTGTGATCATGGATCCGATTTTCATCCATCCGGATGCTACCATCGGCGAAGCCGAAAAGATCATGAGCGAATACCGCATCAGCGGCGTGCCTGTTGTGGATGAAGATATGCATCTCCTTGGGATTTTGACAAACAGAGATCTTCGGTTTGAAAAAGATTTCAGTAAAAAAGTCTCGGAAGTGATGACGAAGATGCCGCTTGTGACCGCAAAACCTGGCATTACATTGGAAGAAGCCGCAGAAAAGATGAATGAACACAAAATCGAAAAACTGCCTATCATCGATGCAGAGGGAAGACTCAAAGGACTTGTGACAATCAAAGATATCAAGAAAAAGATCGAGTATCCAAACGCCAATAAAGATGAGTATGGAAGACTTCGTGTGGGAGCTGCAATAGGTGTTAACCAACTCGATCGTGCACGTGCCTTGGTAGAAGCAGGTGTCGATGTTTTGGTTCTTGACAGTGCCCATGGACACTCTCAAGGAATCATCGATACTCTCAAAGCGATCAAAGATGAGCTCGATATCGATGTAGTGGCCGGTAACGTAGCGACACCTGAAGCGACAGAGGATTTGATCAAAGCTGGAGCCGATGCGGTAAAAGTAGGGATAGGACCAGGAAGTATCTGTACCACAAGAATCGTTGCAGGTGTGGGCGTACCGCAAATCACTGCAATCGATACCTGTGCCCAGGTGGCAAAAGAGTATGGTGTACCTATCATCGCAGACGGCGGTATCAAATACTCTGGTGATGTGGCGAAGGCTTTGGCGGTAGGGGCAAGCAGTGTGATGATAGGGAGCTTGCTTGCAGGAACGGAAGAGAGTCCAGGCGAAGTGGTCATGTATCAGGGGCGTCAATACAAAACATACCGGGGCATGGGAAGTATCGGTGCGATGACAAAAGGAAGTACCGATCGATATTTTCAAGAAGGAACCGCTGCGGACAAACTTGTGCCCGAAGGAATTGAGGGAATGGTGCCTTACAGAGGAAAGATAGCCAATGTAGTTCATCAACTCATCGGAGGTCTAAGAAGCTCCATGGGATATCTTGGCGCAAAAGATATTCCAACCTTCCAAGAAAGAGCGGAATTTGTAGAGATTACAAGTGCCGGGCTCAAAGAGTCCCATGTACATGATGTAACAATCACGAAAGAGGCTCCCAACTACCACGTATAA